From the genome of Nicotiana sylvestris chromosome 2, ASM39365v2, whole genome shotgun sequence, one region includes:
- the LOC104216080 gene encoding MADS-box transcription factor 27-like isoform X5, with protein sequence MGRGKIVIRRIDNSSSRQVTFSKRRNGLLKKAKELAILCDAQVGLIIFSSTGKLYEFSNTSMKSIVERYNKTKDERNQLHNPVSELKLWQKEAAMLRQQLQELQQNHRQVMGEQLYGLTIKDLQHLENRLETSIRGIRMKKEQILHDEIQELSWKGSLMHQENLELVQKVKVNAKNKGK encoded by the exons atgggaaggggaaagaTTGTGATCAGAAGAATTGATAACTCATCAAGTAGGCAAGTGACTTTCTCTAAGAGAAGGAATGGATTGTTGAAGAAAGCTAAGGAGTTAGCTATCCTCTGTGATGCACAAGTTGGATTGATCATTTTCTCAAGTACTGGAAAGCTCTATGAATTTTCTAACACAAG TATGAAATCAATTGTTGAAAGATACAATAAAACGAAAGACGAGCGTAACCAATTGCACAATCCAGTTTCAGAACTGAAG CTTTGGCAGAAAGAGGCAGCAATGTTGCGACAACAATTACAGGAACTGCAACAAAATCATAG GCAAGTCATGGGGGAACAGCTCTATGGGTTGACTATTAAGGACCTACAACATCTGGAGAATCGACTAGAAACGAGCATAAGAGGCATCCGTATGAAAAAG GAGCAAATATTACATGATGAGATTCAAGAGCTATCTTGGAAG GGAAGTCTAATGCATCAAGAAAATTTGGAACTCGTCCAGAAG GTAAAAGTCAATGCCAAAAATAAAGGCAAATGA
- the LOC104216080 gene encoding MADS-box transcription factor 27-like isoform X4 has product MGRGKIVIRRIDNSSSRQVTFSKRRNGLLKKAKELAILCDAQVGLIIFSSTGKLYEFSNTSMKSIVERYNKTKDERNQLHNPVSELKLWQKEAAMLRQQLQELQQNHRQVMGEQLYGLTIKDLQHLENRLETSIRGIRMKKEQILHDEIQELSWKGSLMHQENLELVQKVNIIQQENVDLYKKVKVNAKNKGK; this is encoded by the exons atgggaaggggaaagaTTGTGATCAGAAGAATTGATAACTCATCAAGTAGGCAAGTGACTTTCTCTAAGAGAAGGAATGGATTGTTGAAGAAAGCTAAGGAGTTAGCTATCCTCTGTGATGCACAAGTTGGATTGATCATTTTCTCAAGTACTGGAAAGCTCTATGAATTTTCTAACACAAG TATGAAATCAATTGTTGAAAGATACAATAAAACGAAAGACGAGCGTAACCAATTGCACAATCCAGTTTCAGAACTGAAG CTTTGGCAGAAAGAGGCAGCAATGTTGCGACAACAATTACAGGAACTGCAACAAAATCATAG GCAAGTCATGGGGGAACAGCTCTATGGGTTGACTATTAAGGACCTACAACATCTGGAGAATCGACTAGAAACGAGCATAAGAGGCATCCGTATGAAAAAG GAGCAAATATTACATGATGAGATTCAAGAGCTATCTTGGAAG GGAAGTCTAATGCATCAAGAAAATTTGGAACTCGTCCAGAAGGTAAACATCATTCAACAAGAAAATGTGGATTTATATAAAAAG GTAAAAGTCAATGCCAAAAATAAAGGCAAATGA
- the LOC104216080 gene encoding MADS-box transcription factor 23-like isoform X3, whose product MGRGKIVIRRIDNSSSRQVTFSKRRNGLLKKAKELAILCDAQVGLIIFSSTGKLYEFSNTSMKSIVERYNKTKDERNQLHNPVSELKLWQKEAAMLRQQLQELQQNHRQVMGEQLYGLTIKDLQHLENRLETSIRGIRMKKEQILHDEIQELSWKGSLMHQENLELVQKAFGTRDANELNGNSTTPYYFTVSREVHAPIHLQLSQPEPHNFARVVSNQR is encoded by the exons atgggaaggggaaagaTTGTGATCAGAAGAATTGATAACTCATCAAGTAGGCAAGTGACTTTCTCTAAGAGAAGGAATGGATTGTTGAAGAAAGCTAAGGAGTTAGCTATCCTCTGTGATGCACAAGTTGGATTGATCATTTTCTCAAGTACTGGAAAGCTCTATGAATTTTCTAACACAAG TATGAAATCAATTGTTGAAAGATACAATAAAACGAAAGACGAGCGTAACCAATTGCACAATCCAGTTTCAGAACTGAAG CTTTGGCAGAAAGAGGCAGCAATGTTGCGACAACAATTACAGGAACTGCAACAAAATCATAG GCAAGTCATGGGGGAACAGCTCTATGGGTTGACTATTAAGGACCTACAACATCTGGAGAATCGACTAGAAACGAGCATAAGAGGCATCCGTATGAAAAAG GAGCAAATATTACATGATGAGATTCAAGAGCTATCTTGGAAG GGAAGTCTAATGCATCAAGAAAATTTGGAACTCGTCCAGAAG GCTTTTGGTACAAGGGATGCAAATGAATTGAATGGAAACAGCACTACTCCATATTACTTCACAGTTAGTAGGGAAGTGCATGCCCCCATCCATCTGCAGTTAAGCCAACCTGAGCCACACAATTTTGCAAGAGTAGTATCTAACCAAAG GTAA
- the LOC104216080 gene encoding MADS-box transcription factor 27-like isoform X2 translates to MGRGKIVIRRIDNSSSRQVTFSKRRNGLLKKAKELAILCDAQVGLIIFSSTGKLYEFSNTSMKSIVERYNKTKDERNQLHNPVSELKKEAAMLRQQLQELQQNHRQVMGEQLYGLTIKDLQHLENRLETSIRGIRMKKEQILHDEIQELSWKGSLMHQENLELVQKVNIIQQENVDLYKKAFGTRDANELNGNSTTPYYFTVSREVHAPIHLQLSQPEPHNFARVVSNQR, encoded by the exons atgggaaggggaaagaTTGTGATCAGAAGAATTGATAACTCATCAAGTAGGCAAGTGACTTTCTCTAAGAGAAGGAATGGATTGTTGAAGAAAGCTAAGGAGTTAGCTATCCTCTGTGATGCACAAGTTGGATTGATCATTTTCTCAAGTACTGGAAAGCTCTATGAATTTTCTAACACAAG TATGAAATCAATTGTTGAAAGATACAATAAAACGAAAGACGAGCGTAACCAATTGCACAATCCAGTTTCAGAACTGAAG AAAGAGGCAGCAATGTTGCGACAACAATTACAGGAACTGCAACAAAATCATAG GCAAGTCATGGGGGAACAGCTCTATGGGTTGACTATTAAGGACCTACAACATCTGGAGAATCGACTAGAAACGAGCATAAGAGGCATCCGTATGAAAAAG GAGCAAATATTACATGATGAGATTCAAGAGCTATCTTGGAAG GGAAGTCTAATGCATCAAGAAAATTTGGAACTCGTCCAGAAGGTAAACATCATTCAACAAGAAAATGTGGATTTATATAAAAAG GCTTTTGGTACAAGGGATGCAAATGAATTGAATGGAAACAGCACTACTCCATATTACTTCACAGTTAGTAGGGAAGTGCATGCCCCCATCCATCTGCAGTTAAGCCAACCTGAGCCACACAATTTTGCAAGAGTAGTATCTAACCAAAG GTAA
- the LOC104216080 gene encoding MADS-box transcription factor 23-like isoform X1, with amino-acid sequence MGRGKIVIRRIDNSSSRQVTFSKRRNGLLKKAKELAILCDAQVGLIIFSSTGKLYEFSNTSMKSIVERYNKTKDERNQLHNPVSELKLWQKEAAMLRQQLQELQQNHRQVMGEQLYGLTIKDLQHLENRLETSIRGIRMKKEQILHDEIQELSWKGSLMHQENLELVQKVNIIQQENVDLYKKAFGTRDANELNGNSTTPYYFTVSREVHAPIHLQLSQPEPHNFARVVSNQR; translated from the exons atgggaaggggaaagaTTGTGATCAGAAGAATTGATAACTCATCAAGTAGGCAAGTGACTTTCTCTAAGAGAAGGAATGGATTGTTGAAGAAAGCTAAGGAGTTAGCTATCCTCTGTGATGCACAAGTTGGATTGATCATTTTCTCAAGTACTGGAAAGCTCTATGAATTTTCTAACACAAG TATGAAATCAATTGTTGAAAGATACAATAAAACGAAAGACGAGCGTAACCAATTGCACAATCCAGTTTCAGAACTGAAG CTTTGGCAGAAAGAGGCAGCAATGTTGCGACAACAATTACAGGAACTGCAACAAAATCATAG GCAAGTCATGGGGGAACAGCTCTATGGGTTGACTATTAAGGACCTACAACATCTGGAGAATCGACTAGAAACGAGCATAAGAGGCATCCGTATGAAAAAG GAGCAAATATTACATGATGAGATTCAAGAGCTATCTTGGAAG GGAAGTCTAATGCATCAAGAAAATTTGGAACTCGTCCAGAAGGTAAACATCATTCAACAAGAAAATGTGGATTTATATAAAAAG GCTTTTGGTACAAGGGATGCAAATGAATTGAATGGAAACAGCACTACTCCATATTACTTCACAGTTAGTAGGGAAGTGCATGCCCCCATCCATCTGCAGTTAAGCCAACCTGAGCCACACAATTTTGCAAGAGTAGTATCTAACCAAAG GTAA